GTCGAAGTGGTCGCACGGGTAGTGCCGGACCTCGGCACGTGCCCTGAAGGCCGCCTTCGCGGCGGCCTGCGGCGGTGCGCTCCGGTCGAAGTCGGCGATCTGCACGAGCACGGGGTGGTCGAGCTCCTTGGCGGCCTTCACGGCCGCCCGGCTGCCGAGCTCGAAGGAGACGTCGGCGTCGACCTCGTTGACCCACGTCGGACCGGCGATGGCGAGGTAGTCCTCGTAGCACCCCTCGAGGGTCAGCGCCCCGGCCTCGCCGGGTCGTGCGACCACCGGGATCACGACCGGGCCGCGGCCGCCGGCGGCCTGCAGCTTGCTGCGTGCGCCCGCGACGGTGGAGCGGAGCAGGGTCGAGGGCTTGTGGTGCTGCGCCGCGAGCCGGGCGGCCGCGAGGCCGTCGACCAGGGGAGTGAGGCTGATGACCGCGGCGACGTCGTCCCGGCCGACGGCGGCCTGCAGGACGTGGCCGCCGGAGAGCGACACGCCCCACAGCACCAGGCGCGAGGCGTCCACGCCGGGCAGCCGACCGGCGGCCCGCATGGCGGCGCGGTAGTCCTCGACCTGCTCGGCCACCCGCACCCGCTGGCGCGGGGAGCCCTCGGACATCCCGAACCCGCGGTAGTCGAAGGCCAGCACGTCCATGCCCGCGGCCGCGAGCGCCACCGCGAACGGCTCCAGGCCGGAGTCGACGGTGCCGCCGAACCCGTGCGCCATCACCACGACCGGCCGGCCGGCCTCGGTCTCCAGGGCCGAGCCCGCGCCGGTCCAGTGCCAGGCCGCGCAGGTGGTGCCGTGGGAGTCGAAGGTGAGCTCGTCGTGCTTGGTGGTGGTCATGCGGACTCCAGGGTGGTGGGCGGGGTGTCGAAGAGGGAGCGGACCCAGATGGAGACGATGGCCTCCTCGAGGTCCGCGCGGGGCAGCGCACCCTCGACGAG
This genomic window from Nocardioides marinus contains:
- a CDS encoding alpha/beta hydrolase → MTTTKHDELTFDSHGTTCAAWHWTGAGSALETEAGRPVVVMAHGFGGTVDSGLEPFAVALAAAGMDVLAFDYRGFGMSEGSPRQRVRVAEQVEDYRAAMRAAGRLPGVDASRLVLWGVSLSGGHVLQAAVGRDDVAAVISLTPLVDGLAAARLAAQHHKPSTLLRSTVAGARSKLQAAGGRGPVVIPVVARPGEAGALTLEGCYEDYLAIAGPTWVNEVDADVSFELGSRAAVKAAKELDHPVLVQIADFDRSAPPQAAAKAAFRARAEVRHYPCDHFDVYEGKEWFGPASAHQVSFLTRVLAV